One bacterium HR34 DNA segment encodes these proteins:
- the tsaD gene encoding tRNA N6-adenosine threonylcarbamoyltransferase gives MKTANKEKIILAIETSCDETAIAVLKYKDAENFKILANVVSSQIKIHSKYGGVFPYLAKREHQKNLVKVLKEALAQAKLLKKDKTEYKEKQIEKLLEREQELKNELIKFLNKYSFPKIDFICVTSHPGLEPCLWVGVNFANALSRITSAKIIPINHIRAHIYSSLIYKFKKVLVLYKNKKLFPAISLVVSGGHTELYYLSDFLKEKLIGKTRDDAAGECFDKTSRLLGLPYPGGEKLSRLAKEFKGKSSITFPRPMINSKNFNFSFSGLKTAVLYKVKEFKKINENLKKELAKEIQQAIIDCLVVKTIKAVKEFKAKSLFLGGGVSANYLLRNEIKKIIKKEKLDCNIFLPEKNLTGDNALMIGFLGFLILTRSKVKLKNKVSVPDF, from the coding sequence ATGAAAACAGCAAATAAAGAAAAAATTATTTTAGCAATAGAAACTTCCTGCGATGAAACAGCCATAGCGGTTTTAAAATATAAAGACGCAGAAAACTTTAAGATTTTGGCGAATGTTGTATCCTCTCAAATTAAAATTCATTCAAAATATGGCGGAGTATTCCCATATCTTGCTAAAAGAGAGCACCAAAAAAATTTAGTAAAGGTTCTAAAAGAAGCATTAGCGCAAGCCAAACTTCTTAAAAAAGACAAAACAGAATATAAAGAAAAACAAATTGAAAAATTACTGGAAAGAGAGCAAGAATTAAAAAACGAGTTAATAAAGTTTTTAAACAAATATTCTTTTCCAAAAATAGATTTTATTTGTGTCACTTCTCATCCTGGGTTAGAGCCTTGTTTGTGGGTTGGAGTTAATTTTGCTAACGCTCTTTCTAGAATAACAAGCGCAAAAATTATACCGATAAATCATATAAGGGCACATATATACTCCTCTTTAATATATAAATTTAAAAAAGTTTTAGTTTTATACAAAAATAAAAAATTGTTTCCTGCAATATCTTTGGTTGTGTCAGGAGGACATACAGAACTTTATTATTTGAGTGATTTTCTGAAAGAAAAATTAATAGGAAAAACAAGGGATGATGCAGCAGGAGAATGTTTTGATAAGACATCAAGATTGCTTGGCTTGCCTTATCCTGGCGGCGAAAAATTGTCTCGTTTGGCAAAGGAGTTCAAAGGTAAAAGCAGTATTACTTTTCCAAGACCAATGATAAACTCAAAAAATTTTAACTTTTCTTTTTCAGGATTAAAAACTGCTGTTTTGTACAAGGTAAAAGAATTTAAAAAAATTAACGAAAACCTTAAAAAGGAGTTGGCAAAAGAAATACAACAAGCAATAATTGATTGCCTTGTTGTAAAAACAATAAAAGCAGTTAAAGAATTTAAGGCAAAGTCCTTGTTTTTGGGAGGCGGGGTTAGCGCTAATTATTTGTTGAGAAACGAAATTAAAAAAATTATTAAAAAAGAAAAATTAGATTGTAATATATTCTTGCCAGAAAAAAACTTAACAGGTGACAACGCTCTAATGATAGGTTTTCTTGGCTTTTTGATTTTAACAAGAAGTAAGGTAAAATTAAAAAATAAGGTAAGTGTTCCTGATTTTTAA